From a region of the Aeoliella mucimassa genome:
- a CDS encoding SHD1 domain-containing protein — protein MPRFAPLATLVVLSLAATSTALAGKVRTWTDSTGRYTVEAALIAFDEHHIVIERESDKALGTVDIDKLSEADQQYLASKEAIDEADQASGQLQKWTLSNGLQITGRLVDFGRKEMVLRRSRGNIYVNDRMFDNLPEVYQKIIPLVVGNAGNKVTDKRTLTSWLASRKGEPQEFTVDGVVLQLENGDEYGLPFFLFSKEDRNVLEPGWEAWLAANTDQDFDEQQEEALKMQVEAARYRQEQAYDRHIAELQLGMQAVDAGVTSVWEVTLYPAAGNNGPPLWVTGFARDSRQATQMALTQHPGYVAGPVRRVSR, from the coding sequence ATGCCTCGGTTTGCCCCACTCGCCACGCTGGTTGTACTCTCCCTCGCCGCCACCTCCACCGCGCTGGCGGGTAAGGTGCGAACCTGGACCGACTCGACCGGCAGGTACACCGTCGAGGCCGCGCTGATCGCGTTCGACGAGCATCACATCGTGATCGAGCGGGAGAGCGACAAAGCGCTCGGCACGGTCGACATCGACAAGTTGTCGGAAGCCGATCAGCAGTACCTCGCGTCGAAAGAAGCGATCGACGAAGCCGATCAGGCGAGCGGGCAGCTGCAGAAGTGGACCCTAAGTAACGGCCTGCAGATCACCGGCCGGCTGGTCGACTTCGGCCGCAAAGAGATGGTGCTCCGCCGTAGCCGTGGCAACATCTACGTGAACGATCGCATGTTCGACAACCTGCCGGAGGTCTATCAGAAGATCATTCCGCTCGTGGTCGGCAACGCAGGCAATAAGGTTACCGACAAACGCACGCTCACTTCCTGGCTTGCCAGCCGCAAGGGAGAGCCACAGGAGTTCACCGTCGACGGCGTCGTGCTGCAGCTAGAGAACGGCGACGAATACGGGCTGCCATTCTTCTTGTTCAGCAAGGAAGATCGCAACGTGCTGGAGCCTGGCTGGGAAGCCTGGCTGGCGGCGAACACCGACCAGGACTTCGACGAGCAGCAAGAGGAAGCCTTGAAGATGCAGGTGGAAGCCGCCCGCTATCGTCAAGAGCAAGCCTACGATCGGCACATCGCCGAGCTGCAACTCGGCATGCAGGCGGTCGACGCCGGCGTGACCAGCGTGTGGGAAGTCACCCTCTACCCCGCGGCCGGCAACAACGGCCCGCCGCTGTGGGTCACCGGCTTCGCCCGCGACAGCCGCCAGGCCACGCAGATGGCCCTGACCCAACACCCCGGCTACGTCGCCGGCCCGGTGCGCCGAGTGAGCCGTTAG
- the bshB1 gene encoding bacillithiol biosynthesis deacetylase BshB1, translated as MLDALVIAPHPDDAELGMGGAILKMQAAGLQVGVLDLTSGEPTPHGTPELRQRETAAASKILGLQWRENLGLPNRSLEPTLENRAKLAAVFRQTRPKWLFAPFWVDAHPDHTAATKLVDDARFWSKLTKTDMPGEPFHPQRIYNYYCVHLKMTLQPAFVLDISAEWETKFASIKAYESQFITGRDGSFLEKLRDEASYWGKTIGTAYGEPFNCREPLGLGTLTGLV; from the coding sequence ATGCTCGACGCCCTCGTGATTGCTCCCCACCCCGACGATGCGGAACTTGGCATGGGCGGGGCCATCCTCAAGATGCAGGCGGCCGGCCTGCAGGTCGGCGTGCTCGACCTCACCAGCGGCGAGCCGACACCGCATGGCACGCCCGAGCTGCGGCAGCGCGAAACGGCCGCGGCCTCCAAGATCTTGGGTCTCCAGTGGCGTGAGAACCTCGGCCTGCCCAACCGCAGTTTGGAGCCGACGCTCGAAAATCGCGCGAAGCTGGCGGCCGTGTTCCGGCAAACCCGCCCGAAGTGGTTGTTTGCTCCCTTCTGGGTCGACGCGCATCCCGATCACACCGCGGCTACCAAGCTGGTGGACGACGCCCGCTTCTGGTCGAAGCTCACCAAGACCGACATGCCCGGCGAGCCATTCCACCCGCAGCGCATCTACAACTACTACTGTGTTCACTTGAAGATGACCCTCCAGCCGGCTTTCGTGCTCGATATCTCTGCCGAGTGGGAAACCAAGTTTGCCTCGATCAAGGCGTACGAAAGCCAGTTCATCACCGGGCGCGACGGCTCGTTCCTCGAAAAGCTCCGCGACGAAGCAAGCTACTGGGGCAAAACCATCGGCACCGCGTATGGCGAACCGTTCAACTGCCGCGAACCCTTGGGCCTCGGTACGCTGACGGGATTGGTCTAG
- a CDS encoding DUF4145 domain-containing protein: MDFRKDVLVHAEVFSDELEQADHFLASGYKTPAAVTAGVVLETTLRKLCEQTDNVEASEKLNKMNDDLAKANVYNKMRADQVRAWAKIRNSAAHGHPGEFEDGDVKLMIQGVRDFVANQLS; the protein is encoded by the coding sequence ATGGATTTCAGGAAAGACGTACTAGTTCATGCAGAAGTCTTTTCGGACGAGTTGGAGCAAGCTGATCACTTCTTGGCATCTGGCTATAAGACCCCTGCCGCTGTTACAGCTGGTGTTGTTCTCGAGACCACACTTCGCAAGCTTTGTGAACAGACTGATAATGTCGAGGCATCAGAGAAACTCAACAAGATGAACGATGATCTGGCAAAAGCTAATGTCTACAATAAAATGCGAGCCGACCAGGTTCGGGCATGGGCAAAGATCAGGAACTCAGCCGCCCATGGTCATCCAGGGGAATTCGAAGATGGTGATGTAAAGCTGATGATCCAAGGCGTTCGAGATTTTGTTGCTAATCAGTTAAGCTGA
- a CDS encoding helix-turn-helix domain-containing protein: MKKHIVCLDHQARGGLEQLARSGARAAQVVRRCQILLKSDSGCTDEEIAEHVGCTTRNVRAVRKRFCEEGVQRAVYDAPRSGRPPEFTKRQQQQVIALACSEPPEGRARWTLELLCEHAVKEGFVDSLSVTEVSLWLKEHDLKPWRKKLGACPS, translated from the coding sequence ATGAAAAAGCACATTGTTTGCCTGGACCACCAGGCCCGTGGAGGTTTGGAGCAGCTAGCACGCTCAGGCGCCCGCGCGGCGCAAGTGGTGCGTCGCTGCCAGATATTATTGAAATCGGACTCGGGATGCACCGACGAAGAGATCGCCGAGCATGTGGGCTGCACGACGCGCAACGTCCGAGCCGTCCGAAAGCGGTTCTGCGAAGAGGGCGTCCAGCGGGCGGTGTACGATGCGCCTCGCTCGGGCCGCCCCCCAGAGTTCACCAAGCGGCAGCAGCAACAGGTAATCGCCCTGGCGTGCAGCGAGCCGCCCGAGGGACGGGCTCGCTGGACGCTGGAATTGTTGTGCGAGCACGCGGTGAAGGAAGGCTTCGTCGATTCGCTCAGCGTGACGGAGGTCTCGCTGTGGCTCAAGGAACACGACCTGAAGCCGTGGCGAAAAAAACTTGGTGCGTGCCCAAGCTGA
- a CDS encoding PEP-CTERM sorting domain-containing protein produces the protein MVRFTLAVILCATVSSIARAEIVVDPAGDLLPTYSSGPANGDLDVLSSEVVFDRQANTLAFTATHADDIGLTDGALYVWGLDRGQGTERFLTGDPAIGAGVFFDSVLILRPDGTGSYVDLFNGGSVDLAPGSVSIDGGTIASTELPLSLFPSTGFAPEDYTWNLWPRVGLGANNQITDFAPDASNAGLTTVPEPASVVLVMFGAAAAAVGLVRRRLG, from the coding sequence ATGGTTCGATTTACTTTAGCAGTGATACTTTGCGCAACTGTCTCGTCGATCGCTCGTGCCGAAATCGTGGTCGATCCGGCAGGCGACTTGCTGCCAACCTACAGTTCTGGTCCGGCCAACGGTGACCTGGACGTTTTGTCGTCCGAAGTGGTATTCGACCGGCAAGCCAATACGCTCGCCTTTACGGCTACCCATGCCGACGACATCGGCCTGACCGACGGGGCGTTGTACGTATGGGGACTCGACCGTGGACAAGGAACCGAACGGTTCCTGACCGGCGACCCCGCGATTGGAGCGGGAGTGTTTTTCGACTCGGTATTGATCCTCCGGCCCGATGGCACTGGCTCGTATGTCGACTTATTTAACGGGGGTAGTGTCGACCTGGCCCCAGGCAGCGTGTCGATCGATGGCGGTACCATCGCCTCGACCGAGTTGCCGTTGTCGTTGTTCCCATCCACGGGATTTGCTCCCGAAGACTACACTTGGAATTTGTGGCCTCGAGTCGGACTCGGGGCGAACAACCAGATTACCGACTTCGCCCCCGATGCTTCGAATGCGGGTCTTACTACCGTGCCCGAGCCTGCGAGTGTGGTGTTGGTAATGTTTGGTGCTGCCGCCGCTGCGGTTGGGCTGGTCCGCCGCCGCTTGGGTTAA
- a CDS encoding IS630 family transposase, translating into MPKLNDEFCERMEDVLEQYEKPLDPNEPVVCLDEQPYQRVDDARPPEPAAPGKIAKQDYEYRRCGTCSVFVAVEPKAGKRFVQAKRHRKRADFARFVRDLLKRYPDAERVHLVMDNLNTHNEKSLIETFGEEAARPMLERIVWHFTPKHASWLNMAEIEISAIQRQCLGRRLASLDKVQSELSHCSRDRNRKKIKINWTFHRKDAKRVFPELYRK; encoded by the coding sequence GTGCCCAAGCTGAACGACGAGTTCTGTGAGCGGATGGAGGACGTCCTCGAGCAGTACGAGAAGCCGCTCGACCCGAACGAGCCGGTCGTCTGCCTCGACGAGCAGCCCTATCAGAGGGTCGACGACGCGCGGCCGCCCGAGCCCGCGGCACCCGGCAAGATCGCGAAGCAGGACTACGAGTACCGCCGCTGCGGAACCTGCAGCGTGTTCGTGGCGGTCGAGCCGAAGGCGGGCAAGCGATTCGTTCAGGCCAAGCGTCACCGCAAGCGAGCCGACTTCGCCCGGTTCGTCCGCGACCTCTTGAAGCGCTATCCCGACGCAGAGCGGGTTCATCTGGTGATGGACAACCTCAACACGCACAACGAGAAGTCGTTGATCGAAACCTTTGGCGAGGAGGCGGCTCGGCCAATGCTGGAGCGGATTGTGTGGCATTTTACCCCCAAGCATGCCAGTTGGCTCAACATGGCCGAGATCGAAATCTCGGCCATACAGCGACAATGCCTGGGACGTCGGTTGGCTTCGCTCGACAAGGTTCAAAGCGAACTCTCCCACTGTTCACGCGACCGCAATCGGAAGAAAATCAAAATCAATTGGACCTTCCATCGAAAAGACGCCAAACGCGTCTTCCCTGAACTCTATAGGAAATGA
- the rplM gene encoding 50S ribosomal protein L13: protein MRSMKTTMIKPADVEPKWLLVDATDKVVGRLASDIAVRLMGKHRPTYTPHVDTGDFVVVVNCDKVHFTGKKWDQKKYTWYTGYTRQRSITAGEQLERHPERVLREAVRRMLPKNKLARKMLDKLKIYSGSEHPHQAQNPETVELAVK from the coding sequence GTGCGATCGATGAAAACTACCATGATTAAACCCGCCGATGTCGAGCCAAAGTGGCTGCTGGTGGACGCTACCGACAAAGTAGTGGGCCGGCTGGCCAGCGACATTGCCGTGCGGTTGATGGGCAAGCATCGCCCCACCTACACCCCGCATGTCGACACCGGCGACTTCGTCGTGGTGGTCAACTGCGACAAGGTGCACTTCACCGGTAAGAAGTGGGACCAAAAGAAGTACACTTGGTACACCGGTTATACCCGTCAACGGTCGATCACGGCCGGCGAGCAACTTGAGCGGCATCCCGAGCGGGTGCTTCGCGAAGCCGTGCGTCGCATGTTGCCGAAGAACAAGCTCGCCCGCAAAATGCTGGACAAGCTCAAGATCTACTCCGGTAGCGAACATCCTCATCAGGCCCAGAACCCCGAAACGGTGGAGCTGGCCGTTAAGTAA
- the rpsI gene encoding 30S ribosomal protein S9, with product MAETKVLDALGTGRRKTSVARVRIRPGSGKITINKRELEEYFVVPQDRNAVTAPLESCELRDKVDVIIRVHGGGNTGQAGACMQGIGRALMKYDSDLHEKLREGEYLTRDSRMKERKKPGLHGARRGTQFSKR from the coding sequence ATGGCCGAAACCAAAGTACTCGATGCCCTTGGCACTGGTCGCCGCAAGACCTCGGTAGCACGTGTTCGTATTCGTCCCGGCAGCGGCAAAATCACCATCAACAAGCGCGAGCTCGAAGAGTACTTCGTGGTTCCGCAAGATCGCAACGCCGTGACGGCTCCCTTGGAGAGCTGCGAGCTTCGCGACAAGGTCGATGTGATCATCCGCGTTCACGGCGGTGGCAACACCGGCCAGGCGGGTGCCTGCATGCAGGGTATTGGCCGTGCTTTGATGAAGTACGACAGCGACCTGCACGAGAAGCTCCGCGAAGGCGAATACCTCACACGCGACTCGCGTATGAAGGAACGCAAGAAGCCCGGTCTGCACGGTGCCCGTCGTGGTACTCAGTTCTCGAAGCGTTAA
- a CDS encoding cysteine desulfurase, which produces MPAVETAQLLPESLRSDFPILAEHVHGDQPLVFLDSAASSQRPLQVMNVVRDVYVRGYANVHRGIHVMSERATDSYEEARRKLQKFLGAKFDHEVIFTPGTTASINTVARSWGNANVGAGDEILLNPMEHHSNLVPWFQLAERTGAVVKHIPLTDDGRLDLSQLDSVLTERTKVLAVTHVSNTLGTVNPVAELARRAHAVGAVIVVDAAQSAPHLATNVVELDVDFLALSGHKMCGPSGVGILYGKESLLEAMPPFLGGGSMIGQVTLDGFTSAGLPAKFEAGTPPIAQAIGLGAAVDYLQSIGLERIAQHEHVLVEYAYEKLSAIEGLTILGPAPEHRAGLVSFVLTQPHAHDIAQLLDQRGIAVRAGHHCTQPLHDSLGITASTRASFYLYSTLAEVDALAAGLSEIAGMFRPTGRRRRRRKVEE; this is translated from the coding sequence ATGCCTGCTGTCGAAACCGCGCAATTACTCCCCGAATCGCTCCGCAGCGACTTTCCGATACTCGCCGAGCACGTGCATGGCGATCAGCCGCTGGTGTTTCTCGATAGCGCTGCGAGCAGCCAACGCCCGCTGCAGGTGATGAACGTGGTGCGCGACGTCTACGTCCGCGGCTACGCGAACGTGCATCGAGGCATTCACGTGATGAGCGAACGGGCGACCGACTCGTACGAGGAGGCCCGGCGCAAGCTGCAGAAGTTCCTCGGGGCCAAGTTCGACCACGAGGTGATCTTCACGCCGGGCACCACCGCGTCGATCAACACCGTGGCTCGCAGCTGGGGCAACGCGAACGTCGGTGCGGGTGATGAGATTCTGCTGAACCCGATGGAACATCATTCGAACCTGGTCCCCTGGTTCCAGCTGGCCGAGCGGACCGGAGCGGTGGTCAAGCACATTCCGCTCACCGACGATGGCCGGCTCGACCTGTCGCAGCTCGACAGCGTGCTCACCGAACGTACCAAGGTGCTGGCGGTCACGCACGTTTCGAACACGCTCGGCACCGTGAACCCGGTGGCCGAATTGGCTCGTCGCGCCCACGCGGTAGGGGCGGTGATTGTGGTCGACGCTGCGCAAAGCGCCCCGCACCTGGCGACCAACGTGGTGGAGCTGGACGTCGACTTCCTGGCGCTCAGCGGCCACAAGATGTGTGGCCCCAGCGGCGTTGGCATCCTGTATGGCAAAGAGTCGTTGCTCGAAGCGATGCCCCCCTTCCTCGGCGGCGGCAGCATGATTGGCCAAGTGACGCTCGATGGTTTCACCTCGGCCGGGCTGCCGGCCAAGTTCGAAGCCGGCACACCGCCGATTGCTCAGGCGATTGGCTTAGGGGCCGCGGTCGACTACCTGCAGTCGATCGGCCTCGAGCGGATCGCCCAGCACGAGCATGTGCTGGTGGAATACGCCTACGAGAAGCTCAGCGCGATCGAAGGGCTCACCATCCTGGGCCCTGCGCCGGAGCATCGCGCGGGCCTGGTGAGTTTCGTGCTCACGCAGCCTCACGCGCACGACATCGCCCAGTTGCTCGACCAGCGCGGCATCGCAGTGCGGGCGGGGCACCACTGCACGCAGCCGCTGCACGACTCGCTGGGCATTACCGCCAGCACCCGGGCGAGCTTCTACCTGTATAGCACCCTGGCCGAGGTCGACGCCCTGGCCGCCGGGCTGAGCGAGATCGCCGGGATGTTCCGCCCGACCGGCCGCCGACGCCGCCGCCGCAAAGTAGAGGAGTAG
- the msrB gene encoding peptide-methionine (R)-S-oxide reductase MsrB has protein sequence MKSLIAASTLLFLVAITLFASNSYSDETATTDTPAAKEVANEQPATPAEATAEKADTAETDAEKTDAEAKESDKVVRTDREWRKLLTREEYRVLREKGTERPYVNKYDHHFKPGYYMCAGCGQVLFESDTKFDSGCGWPAFYAAKAEDRVVRTPDFSLGMNRVEVTCARCGSHLGHVFQDGYNVPTGERFCINSVSLKFISKRAAEAKAKREAEQQAKEAKAAAAKQQESSQAETPVDSDEPSEESPAPAAEAPQAADE, from the coding sequence ATGAAGTCGCTCATCGCTGCCAGCACTCTCCTATTTCTAGTTGCCATTACTCTGTTCGCGAGTAACAGCTACTCCGACGAGACCGCGACCACCGATACGCCCGCAGCGAAAGAGGTCGCCAACGAGCAACCAGCGACTCCGGCCGAAGCGACTGCTGAGAAGGCCGACACCGCGGAGACCGACGCCGAGAAAACCGACGCCGAAGCGAAGGAGTCGGACAAAGTGGTCCGCACCGATCGCGAATGGCGCAAGCTGCTCACTCGCGAAGAGTATCGCGTGCTTCGCGAGAAAGGGACCGAACGCCCGTACGTCAACAAGTACGACCACCACTTCAAACCAGGCTACTACATGTGTGCTGGTTGTGGGCAGGTGCTGTTTGAGTCGGACACCAAGTTCGATTCGGGCTGCGGCTGGCCGGCGTTCTACGCCGCGAAGGCCGAAGACCGCGTGGTCCGCACGCCCGACTTTAGCCTGGGAATGAATCGCGTGGAAGTCACCTGCGCCCGCTGCGGTTCGCATCTGGGTCACGTGTTCCAGGACGGTTACAACGTGCCGACCGGCGAGCGGTTCTGCATCAACTCGGTGTCGCTCAAGTTTATTTCGAAGCGAGCCGCCGAAGCCAAGGCGAAACGCGAAGCCGAGCAGCAGGCCAAAGAAGCGAAAGCAGCAGCGGCCAAGCAGCAAGAGTCGTCGCAAGCCGAAACGCCCGTCGACTCAGACGAACCGAGCGAAGAATCGCCAGCCCCCGCGGCCGAGGCTCCCCAAGCCGCCGACGAATAA
- a CDS encoding GlxA family transcriptional regulator, giving the protein MESFSSRRVWVCVTPGSAPLDITGPFDVFRRANEVTESEYYDLRVVGARHRSVETFSGLGFMAQASLDEAACEGLPHTLVVSGGNPDVPAGSDDAYLANWLREQSSRIHQVCSVCSGAFLLGEAGLLDGRRATTHWSLLALLQQRFPKVSVVDDVLFVGDDKVWTSAGVTSGIDMALAMVERDLGYQVSLAVARFLVLFLRRSGNQRQFSAPLAGQRTERRNLRELQVYIASHLNDDLTIDRLASVCKMSPRNLSRVFKNELGLGLGEFVRAVRLDEARRLLESTDLGVSQIAVKVGSGDESTLRRWFADRYGVSPTQYRERFQASSLWMPSPQRGGESQVAD; this is encoded by the coding sequence ATGGAAAGTTTCTCTTCACGGCGAGTTTGGGTTTGTGTGACGCCAGGCTCCGCGCCTTTGGATATTACCGGTCCGTTCGATGTGTTCCGCCGCGCGAACGAGGTTACCGAGTCGGAGTACTACGACCTAAGGGTGGTTGGCGCGCGACACCGCAGCGTCGAAACGTTCAGCGGCTTGGGATTCATGGCTCAAGCCTCCTTGGACGAGGCGGCCTGCGAGGGCCTGCCCCATACGCTGGTGGTTAGCGGTGGTAATCCCGACGTCCCTGCTGGCAGCGACGATGCGTACCTAGCCAATTGGCTTCGCGAACAGTCGTCCCGCATTCACCAAGTCTGCTCGGTTTGCTCGGGGGCGTTCCTCCTGGGCGAAGCAGGATTACTGGACGGCCGGCGGGCAACCACGCATTGGAGTTTGCTCGCGTTGCTTCAGCAGCGGTTTCCCAAGGTCAGCGTGGTCGACGATGTCTTGTTTGTCGGCGACGATAAAGTGTGGACCTCGGCAGGGGTAACCTCGGGCATCGACATGGCGCTTGCCATGGTCGAAAGAGATTTGGGGTATCAGGTTTCGCTAGCGGTCGCGCGGTTCTTGGTGTTGTTCCTCCGCCGCTCGGGGAACCAGCGTCAATTCAGCGCCCCGCTGGCGGGGCAACGAACGGAACGCCGCAACCTGCGCGAGCTGCAGGTCTACATCGCCTCGCACCTAAACGACGATTTGACCATCGACCGACTCGCCTCGGTCTGCAAGATGAGCCCCCGCAATCTGTCCCGCGTGTTCAAAAACGAACTGGGCCTCGGCTTGGGCGAGTTTGTTCGAGCTGTTCGCTTAGACGAAGCCCGGCGATTGTTGGAGAGCACCGACCTGGGGGTTTCGCAAATAGCCGTGAAAGTGGGCAGCGGCGACGAAAGCACATTGCGCCGCTGGTTTGCCGATCGATATGGGGTCTCGCCCACACAGTACCGCGAGCGTTTTCAGGCCTCGTCGCTCTGGATGCCCAGCCCCCAGCGTGGGGGCGAAAGCCAGGTGGCGGACTAG
- a CDS encoding flagellin: protein MISPLGQNSSAIYGQLINNHNRNARSVFTATERLSTGKQINHASDDPAGLIAAEKIRGDIVELNGQSRASSYERSQLHIRESAITQVQGVLNEVRGVLVSAADGFNSPSQLTAYQQQIDASLDAIDQIANGTTGVSNSAALYELRSGGAANVVDGDMEAALALVEDKQSAIVNARAAIGAYERAELDTIERLREDQQVINLQTLSTLEDADFATETANLARSQTLTKASIALLALTNRDKESQMRLLLNI, encoded by the coding sequence TTGATCTCACCACTCGGGCAGAACAGCTCAGCCATCTACGGACAGCTGATCAACAACCATAATCGCAACGCGCGTTCCGTGTTTACTGCCACCGAGCGTCTGAGCACGGGCAAGCAAATCAACCACGCCAGCGACGATCCGGCCGGGTTGATCGCTGCTGAGAAGATTCGAGGCGATATTGTCGAGCTCAATGGACAGTCGCGGGCAAGCAGCTACGAGCGTTCGCAGCTACACATTCGTGAGTCGGCAATCACTCAGGTTCAAGGTGTATTGAACGAAGTGCGGGGCGTGTTGGTCTCAGCGGCCGATGGGTTCAATTCGCCATCGCAACTTACCGCTTATCAGCAGCAGATCGACGCGTCGCTCGACGCGATAGACCAAATTGCCAATGGAACCACTGGAGTAAGCAATTCGGCGGCGTTGTACGAACTTCGCTCGGGTGGTGCAGCCAACGTGGTCGACGGTGATATGGAAGCAGCCTTAGCACTCGTCGAAGACAAGCAATCCGCCATCGTCAACGCCCGGGCGGCAATCGGCGCCTACGAACGGGCGGAACTCGACACCATCGAGCGCCTGCGAGAAGACCAGCAAGTGATCAACCTGCAAACGCTCAGTACGCTCGAAGACGCCGATTTCGCCACCGAAACAGCCAACCTGGCCCGCAGCCAAACGCTCACCAAAGCATCCATCGCTCTACTGGCGCTCACGAACCGTGACAAGGAGAGCCAAATGCGACTACTGCTAAACATCTAG